A window of Natronococcus sp. CG52 genomic DNA:
CGCCACTGTCGGGTGCGAACTCGCGTACGGTTCCCCGCCTAAACCGAAACCGATCGATCTTTTCGCGACGGTTCCGTTCACGAGTCGTGAACGGCATCGGCGGATCCGATCGACGACCCGCAGTCCCCCTACGGACGATCGCCGATGCGCGGCTACCAGCCTGAGCGGCTGGGCTGTGCCTTATCGGGGTTCTCGGCTGAGACACCGGTCTGGAGCGCTCGTCGCCCTGCGGCTTCCTCCGGTGACCAAAAGCTTAATAATGGAGGGCTCGAGCTCTGTTCACATGGGTCGTATAGAGGTTCGAAATCTCAGAAAGGTATTCGACGCCGGCGAGGACGAACTCGTCGCCGTCGAGGACCTCGATTTCACCATCGAAGACGGAGAGTTTCTCGTGCTCGTCGGTCCTTCCGGCTGTGGCAAGTCGACGACGCTGCGCTGTATCGCCGGGCTGGAGACGCCGACGAACGGGGAAATCGTCCTCGACGGCGAGGACGTCACCCGCGCGAAACCGAAAGACAGGAACATGGCGATGGTATTCCAGAGCTACGCGCTGTACCCGCACATGACCGCCCGAGAGAACGTGAGCTTCGGGTTGAAGATGACGACCGACCTTCCCGAGGAAGAGATCGACGAACGGGTCGAGAACGTCGCCGAGATGACTGGAATCGAGCAAAACCTCGACCAGAAGCCGGGAGAGCTCTCCGGCGGACAACAACAGCGCGTCGCGTTAGGTCGGGCCATCGTTCGTGATCCGGAAGTGTTCCTCATGGACGAGCCGCTCTCGAATCTGGACGCCAAACTCCGCGGGGAGATGCGAACGGAACTCCAGAACCTGCAAAACGACTTCGGCGTGACGACGATCTACGTCACGCACGATCAAACGGAGGCGATGACGATGGGCGATCGAATCGCGATCCTCGACGACGGCGAACTCCAGCAAATCGGGACACCCCTGGAATGCTATCATACACCCGTTAACAGGTTCGTCGCCGGATTTATCGGCTCGCCGAGCATGAACTTTCTGGACGTGAGCCTCAGCGACGGCACGCTCGTCCACGAGGAATTCACCTACGAGCTGTCTGCGGAGACCGACGAGTCCCTGGAAGTAGACGGAACGGAGTACGCGCTCGGAATTCGTCCGGAGGACATCGAAGTCGTCACGGCGGATACCCCGAACGCGATCGAGGCGACCGTCAACGTCGTGGAACCGCTCGGCGATGTCGCCCACGTCAACGTCGATATCGGAGACCGATCGTACACTGCGTCGATCGACGGAACGCCGCGCTGGGACCCCGGGCGGGAGATTCACGTCAAATTCCCCGAAAAGAATGTGCACCTCTTCGCGGCCGATACCGGAGAGGCCGTCAAGAACGCAGCGATCGAGACCGGAGAACGGTCGGTGGACGTACCCGCGTAATCGCTCCGAGCACGCCACAAGTTAGGAATCCACGCAGCCGGAACTCGTACGATCACACCGAGAGAGACGTCTCGCGGTATTATTCTACCCA
This region includes:
- a CDS encoding ABC transporter ATP-binding protein, giving the protein MGRIEVRNLRKVFDAGEDELVAVEDLDFTIEDGEFLVLVGPSGCGKSTTLRCIAGLETPTNGEIVLDGEDVTRAKPKDRNMAMVFQSYALYPHMTARENVSFGLKMTTDLPEEEIDERVENVAEMTGIEQNLDQKPGELSGGQQQRVALGRAIVRDPEVFLMDEPLSNLDAKLRGEMRTELQNLQNDFGVTTIYVTHDQTEAMTMGDRIAILDDGELQQIGTPLECYHTPVNRFVAGFIGSPSMNFLDVSLSDGTLVHEEFTYELSAETDESLEVDGTEYALGIRPEDIEVVTADTPNAIEATVNVVEPLGDVAHVNVDIGDRSYTASIDGTPRWDPGREIHVKFPEKNVHLFAADTGEAVKNAAIETGERSVDVPA